From a region of the Paenibacillus sp. FSL R10-2734 genome:
- the ispE gene encoding 4-(cytidine 5'-diphospho)-2-C-methyl-D-erythritol kinase, translated as MKMYEKAPAKINLMLDVLHKRADGFHEVEMIMTMVDLADRLELSELPRDTIIISSQAGYIPLDEKNLAFQAARLIKERYNVKSGVHIHLDKRIPVAAGLAGGSSDAAATLRGLNKLWRLGIPAQELQELGAELGSDVPFCVTGGTALATGRGEKLTPIKNPPQCWVVLAKPPINVSTAEVYGRVRSNNIAVHPSARKMQEVIEAGDFGGVCNHLGNVLEDVTLKLYPEVQQLKEAMVKLGADGVLMSGSGPTVFGLVSKQSKVARIYNGLRGFCKEVYAVRSLN; from the coding sequence TTGAAAATGTATGAGAAGGCACCGGCAAAAATTAATTTGATGCTGGATGTGCTGCACAAGCGTGCTGACGGTTTTCATGAGGTGGAAATGATTATGACCATGGTGGATTTAGCAGACCGTTTAGAGCTGTCTGAGCTGCCAAGGGATACTATTATAATATCAAGTCAAGCGGGTTATATTCCTCTAGATGAGAAGAACCTGGCCTTTCAGGCGGCTAGGCTTATTAAAGAGCGTTATAACGTGAAGAGTGGAGTACATATCCATCTGGACAAAAGAATACCGGTTGCTGCTGGTCTGGCTGGCGGTAGCAGCGATGCAGCGGCTACGTTGCGTGGCCTTAACAAACTGTGGCGCCTAGGCATCCCCGCGCAGGAGCTACAAGAGCTTGGCGCTGAGCTTGGCTCAGATGTGCCCTTTTGCGTTACAGGAGGCACGGCCTTGGCAACAGGACGTGGCGAAAAGCTGACGCCGATTAAGAACCCTCCGCAATGCTGGGTAGTGTTGGCCAAGCCACCTATCAATGTATCGACTGCGGAAGTGTACGGTCGCGTTCGGAGCAATAATATAGCTGTTCATCCATCAGCTCGGAAGATGCAGGAAGTAATCGAAGCAGGTGATTTTGGGGGCGTGTGCAACCATCTGGGCAATGTGCTTGAGGATGTTACCCTGAAGCTGTATCCAGAGGTCCAGCAGCTCAAAGAGGCGATGGTTAAGCTCGGAGCAGACGGAGTGTTAATGTCCGGCAGCGGTCCTACAGTGTTCGGTTTAGTGTCCAAGCAGTCTAAAGTAGCGAGAATTTATAATGGACTGCGAGGGTTCTGCAAGGAAGTCTACGCAGTGAGATCACTCAATTAG